The following coding sequences are from one Musa acuminata AAA Group cultivar baxijiao chromosome BXJ1-6, Cavendish_Baxijiao_AAA, whole genome shotgun sequence window:
- the LOC103988429 gene encoding probable serine/threonine-protein kinase PBL25 isoform X1 yields the protein MTGGGITWPNGSGDVMRYRQLLRRRRPPLPDFKPMSEPQSKERPFIPLSLLSPRERTCGPRLTVRRNHLQSFFLAYPVVYSRNERRASRKFDAKNGPPPAAPSPAPPREVASDTSTELSGTPANGTPKSQTTAPEASTFKEASNDNIAAQTFTFRELASATKNFRPESLLGEGGFGRVYKGRLDKPGQVVAVKQLDRSGLEGNKEFLVEVLMLSLLHHQNLVSLIGYCADGDQRMLVYEYMPLGSLEDHLLEISPDQEPLTWYTRMKIALGAAKGLEYLHQKANPPVIFRDLKSSNILLDEDYDAKLSDFGLAKLGPVGDELHVSSRVMDTYGYCAPEYARTGQLTLKSDVYSYGVVLLELITGRRAIDTTRPTDEQNLVTWAQPKFRDQMRYRELVDPLLRGEYAERGLNQAVAVAAMCLQEEAEVRQFKARPGEPP from the exons ATGACGGGTGGGGGGATTACATGGCCGAATGGGAGTGGTGACGTGATGCGATACCGCcaactcctccgccgccgccgcccgccTCTTCCGGATTTCAAACCCATGTCGGAACCCCAAAGCAAGGAGCGACCTTTCAtccccctctctctcctctcaccCAGAGAAAGAACGTGCGGGCCTCGTTTGACCGTGCGCCGAAACCACTTGCAATCCTTCTTTTTGGCCTACCCCGTCGTATATTCGCGGAAT GAGAGGAGGGCGTCGAGGAAGTTCGACGCCAAAAATGGCCCGCCACCGGCGGCACCTTCACCTGCCCCTCCCCGTGAAGTGGCTTCTGACACGAGCACCGAGTTGAGCGGAACGCCAG CAAATGGCACGCCCAAGTCACAGACCACTGCGCCCGAGGCATCCACCTTTAAGGAGGCCAGCAACGATAATATCGCAGCTCAAACGTTCACTTTCCGCGAGCTCGCGTCGGCTACCAAAAATTTCCGCCCTGAGAGTCTTCTCGGCGAAGGCGGGTTTGGAAGAGTTTACAAAGGGCGCCTCGACAAACCCGGTCAG GTTGTGGCTGTGAAGCAACTGGACAGAAGTGGCCTTGAGGGCAACAAAGAATTCCTCGTTGAGGTTCTAATGCTCAGTCTCCTCCACCATCAGAACCTGGTCAGCCTGATTGGATACTGCGCGGACGGAGATCAGAGGATGTTGGTATACGAGTACATGCCTCTTGGCTCCTTAGAAGATCATTTGCTCG AGATCAGTCCGGATCAAGAACCACTCACTTGGTACACCAGGATGAAGATAGCTTTGGGTGCCGCCAAAGGCTTGGAGTACCTGCACCAGAAAGCCAACCCCCCCGTCATCTTCCGCGATCTCAAGTCATCCAACATCTTGCTCGACGAGGACTATGACGCGAAGCTCTCCGACTTCGGGCTCGCCAAGCTTGGCCCTGTGGGAGACGAGCTACATGTCTCCTCCAGGGTCATGGACACGTACGGCTACTGCGCGCCGGAGTACGCCAGAACCGGTCAGCTCACCCTGAAGTCCGATGTGTACAGTTACGGGGTCGTCTTGCTGGAGCTGATAACAGGGAGGCGAGCCATCGACACCACCAGACCGACGGACGAACAGAATCTGGTCACCTGG GCACAACCGAAGTTCAGGGATCAGATGAGGTACCGCGAGCTGGTCGATCCGCTTCTTCGGGGGGAGTACGCCGAGAGAGGGCTGAATCAGGCTGTCGCCGTGGCGGCTATGTGCCTGCAGGAGGAGGCTGAGGTGCGCCAGTTCAAGGCACGGCCAGGGGAACCTCCATGA
- the LOC103988429 gene encoding probable serine/threonine-protein kinase PBL25 isoform X2 — MSCFSCFSSQERRASRKFDAKNGPPPAAPSPAPPREVASDTSTELSGTPANGTPKSQTTAPEASTFKEASNDNIAAQTFTFRELASATKNFRPESLLGEGGFGRVYKGRLDKPGQVVAVKQLDRSGLEGNKEFLVEVLMLSLLHHQNLVSLIGYCADGDQRMLVYEYMPLGSLEDHLLEISPDQEPLTWYTRMKIALGAAKGLEYLHQKANPPVIFRDLKSSNILLDEDYDAKLSDFGLAKLGPVGDELHVSSRVMDTYGYCAPEYARTGQLTLKSDVYSYGVVLLELITGRRAIDTTRPTDEQNLVTWAQPKFRDQMRYRELVDPLLRGEYAERGLNQAVAVAAMCLQEEAEVRQFKARPGEPP; from the exons ATGAGTTGTTTCTCTTGTTTCTCATCCCAGGAGAGGAGGGCGTCGAGGAAGTTCGACGCCAAAAATGGCCCGCCACCGGCGGCACCTTCACCTGCCCCTCCCCGTGAAGTGGCTTCTGACACGAGCACCGAGTTGAGCGGAACGCCAG CAAATGGCACGCCCAAGTCACAGACCACTGCGCCCGAGGCATCCACCTTTAAGGAGGCCAGCAACGATAATATCGCAGCTCAAACGTTCACTTTCCGCGAGCTCGCGTCGGCTACCAAAAATTTCCGCCCTGAGAGTCTTCTCGGCGAAGGCGGGTTTGGAAGAGTTTACAAAGGGCGCCTCGACAAACCCGGTCAG GTTGTGGCTGTGAAGCAACTGGACAGAAGTGGCCTTGAGGGCAACAAAGAATTCCTCGTTGAGGTTCTAATGCTCAGTCTCCTCCACCATCAGAACCTGGTCAGCCTGATTGGATACTGCGCGGACGGAGATCAGAGGATGTTGGTATACGAGTACATGCCTCTTGGCTCCTTAGAAGATCATTTGCTCG AGATCAGTCCGGATCAAGAACCACTCACTTGGTACACCAGGATGAAGATAGCTTTGGGTGCCGCCAAAGGCTTGGAGTACCTGCACCAGAAAGCCAACCCCCCCGTCATCTTCCGCGATCTCAAGTCATCCAACATCTTGCTCGACGAGGACTATGACGCGAAGCTCTCCGACTTCGGGCTCGCCAAGCTTGGCCCTGTGGGAGACGAGCTACATGTCTCCTCCAGGGTCATGGACACGTACGGCTACTGCGCGCCGGAGTACGCCAGAACCGGTCAGCTCACCCTGAAGTCCGATGTGTACAGTTACGGGGTCGTCTTGCTGGAGCTGATAACAGGGAGGCGAGCCATCGACACCACCAGACCGACGGACGAACAGAATCTGGTCACCTGG GCACAACCGAAGTTCAGGGATCAGATGAGGTACCGCGAGCTGGTCGATCCGCTTCTTCGGGGGGAGTACGCCGAGAGAGGGCTGAATCAGGCTGTCGCCGTGGCGGCTATGTGCCTGCAGGAGGAGGCTGAGGTGCGCCAGTTCAAGGCACGGCCAGGGGAACCTCCATGA